Below is a genomic region from Actinomyces weissii.
CTCCGAGCGGGCGCTGCGGCGGCGTGGGGAGGAGCAGCTGGACCGTTGGCTGCAGCGCGCCACCGGCGACGCACCGCAGGCCTCCTGAGCGCGCGCCTGCCGCAGGCAGGACCGGCGGACCTGGTGGAGACGGTCGCCGTCGCCCGGAGCGTCTGCGAGCGGACGAGGCAGTCCCTAGCAGGTCTGGCAGGCTCACTGGGTACGGCTGCCCCAGCGGACCTGGCGGGCACGGCGGGTTAGGGTCGGGCCATGAGCCTTGAGACCTCCTCCAGACCGGGCCGCCTGGGCGTCGGCGTCATCTCCGCCGGGCGCGTGGGCGCCGTGCTCGGCTCCGCGCTGCGGGCCGCCGGGCACCAGGTGGTGGGTGCGCACGCCGTCTCCGCCGACAGCCGTGAGCGCGCCGAGGTGCTCCTGCCCGGGGTGCCCCTGCTGGAGGTGCACGAGATCCTCCGCCGCGCCGAGCTGGTGCTGCTGGCAGTGCCCGACGACGCCCTGGCCCCCCTGGTCCAGGGGGCCGCAGACCTGGGCCACTGGCAGGATGGCCAGCTGGTGGTCCACACCTCCGGCCGCTACGGCACCGCCGTCCTGGAGCCTGCGCGCCGGGCCGGGGCGATCCCCCTGGCGATCCACCCCGCCATGACCTTCGGGGGCTTCTCCACGGACGTGGCCCGCCTGGTGGGCTGCCCCATGGCCGTGACCGCGCCCGCCCCCGTGCTGCCTATCGCCCAGGCGCTCGCGGTGGAGCTCGGCGGTGAGCCCTTCGTGCTGGAGGAGGCCGCCCGCCCCGCCTACCACGCCGCGCTCGCCCACGGGGCGAACCACCTGGTCACCCTGGTCTCGCAGGCGGTGCGGGTGCTCGCCGCCGCCGGGGTGGCTGACGGCGCAGCCACCCTGCGGCCCCTGCTCGGCACCGCCTTGGAGCGGGCCCTGAGCGAGGGGGAGGCGGGTCTGACCGGGCCGGTCTCCCGGGGTGACGCCGGAACCGTCGCCGCCCACCTGCAGGCCCTGGGCGGGTTACGGGACGAGACGGGCCGGGACCTGGGCGACGTCGTCGCCACCTACCGGGTGCTGGCGGAGGCGACGGCGCGTCGCTGCCAGGCATCCGGAAGGATCAGCGCCAGCCAGGCGCAGGCGGTGCAGGAGGCCCTGAGTGCGGCCGGGCCCGCAGACGGGTGTGAGGACGGGCCTGCGGGTGAGTCTGCGGGCGGTCCCGCCCCCGGTAGCTGAGCCCGGGTGCGGACCGCGAGCCGCAGCGGCCTGGGCTCAGGAGCGCTTGACCAGCGGGAAGGTGATGGTCTCGCGGATGCCCTGACCGGTCAGGGCCATCAGCAGGCGGTCGATGCCCATGCCCATGCCGCCGCAGGGCGGGAAGCCCTGCTCCATGGCCACCAGGAAGTCCTCGTCCAGGACCATGGCCTCCGGGTCGCCGTTGGCGGCCGCCAGGGCCTGGGCCTCGAAGCGCTCGCGCTGCACCACCGGGTCAGCCAGCTCGGAGTAGGCGGTGGCGGTCTCGAAGCCCCGGATGTAGAGGTCCCACTTCTCGGTCAGGCCCGGCTTGGAGCGGTGGTAGCGGGTCAGGGGGGAGGTGTCCTCGGGGAAGTCGTAGACGAAGGTCGGCTCCCACAGGCTGTCGCCCACGGTGACCTCAAAGATGTCCTCCACGATCTTCCCGGCCACGGCGTAGTCGTCCACCTCCAGGCCCAGCTTCTCCGCGAGCTGGACGAGCCGCTCACGGGGGGTCTCCACCGTGACCTCCTCACCCACGCCCTCAGAGACCGCGGTGTACAGGTCGATCTTGCGCCACTGGCCGGACAGGTCGTACTCGGTGCCGTCGGCCAGGGTGACGACCTCCTTGCCCTCCTCCAGGCCCAGGGCGTCCCGGGCGGCCTGCTGCACCAGGTTGCGGGTGAGCTCCGCCATGCCGTCGTAGTCGGAGTAGGCCTCATAGGCCTCCAGCGCGGTGAACTCGGGGGAGTGGGAGGAGTCAACGCCCTCGTTGCGGAAGTTCCGGTTGATCTCGAAGACCCGGTCCACGCCGCCCACGACCGCCCGCTTGAGGTAGATCTCGGTGGCGATCCGCAGGTAGAGGTCCATGTCGAAGGCGTTCATGTGGGTCGTGAACGGACGGGCGGAGGCGCCCCCGTGAATCACCTGGAGCATGGGGGTCTCCAGCTCGATGTAGTCACGGCGGTGGAAGTTCTCGCGCAGGGAGCGCACGACGGCGGCGCGGGTGCGCACCATGTCCCGGGCGGCCGGGCGGATCAGCAGGTCCAGCTCACGACGGCGGACCCGGTTGTCCTCACTGAGGGTGACGGCCTCACCGGCCTCGTTGGTCCAGGTCTTGGGCAGGGGGCGCAGGGCCTTGGAGGCGATACGCCAGGCGGGGGTGGCGACGGCGTCGTCACCCAGGTCGGGCAGGGTGGCCGGGTCCGTGCCCTGCGTCAGCGCGGTCTCAGCGAAGACGGACAGCTCGCCGCGGCGGGAGGCGATCACCCGGCCGTGCACGAACAGGTGGTCGCCCAGGTCCACGTCGGACTTGAAGGAGGCCAGGCTGGTGTGGCCGTGGCCGGGCAGGGACTTGGCGGAGAGCATGGCCTGGATAGTGGCCCCAGGGCCGTCCTGGAGGGTCACGAAGCACAGCTTGCCGGTGTTGCGCAGGAAGACCACGCGCCCGGCCAGGCCCACCTCGTCCTGGGTCTCCTCGCCAGGCTGCAGGTGGCTGTAGGCGGCCCGGACCTGGGCGATGGTGGAGGTGATGGGCAGCTGGACCGGGTAGGGCTCCCAGCCCTCAGCCCGCAGGCGCTCGCGCTTGGCGGCCCGTACCTCGAACTGCTCTCCCGGGCCAGGGGCCGCCTTGGGGGCCTTAGCGGGGGCGTCCGGGCTGGGCTGGGTGACCTGCTCCTGCACGGCGGGCGCGGCGGCGTCGGCGGCAGCAGGGACGGGGGTGCTCTCGGGCTGGGTCTGCGCGTCAGTCACAGGCCGATCCTACCGGGGTGGCGCTGGCCGGGGGCTCGCCCGCAAGAGGCGTGGGCCACGCCTTGCGGGTGAGAGGCGCGCTTCTGCCGCTCTGGGCGGTTGGACGTGGGACCGTGCGGCGGTGGCTGGCGTGGGCCGTGCCTGCGGGGGACTGTGCCCCGGCACCTTGCGTGGCCGTGCCTGTGGCGTGTCTGAGCGCTCTTCCTGACTACTCGCCACCCAGGACCTTGCGTGGCTGTGCTTGGAGGCCGGTGGACTGTGCCCGCCGGGAAGGTGCCCGGGACCTTGCGCGGGCACACCTGTGTACCGGTGGACTGTGCCCGCAGGGGGTGTGTCGGCCTCAGAGGCGGGGTTTGCTCCGCCAGCAGGCCGGTCCCGTGTCCGCACAGAGCCCCTGCCCCCAGCCTTCTGCTAGGGGCTTGCGGATCAGTCCCGCGCCTCGGCCAGCGGGGTGCCGGAGGAGCGCAGGCCCTGATGGCGGGCGGCGTCTGAGTCCTCAGGGACCTGCCCGGGCTCGCTGCCGTGCTCCACGATCCGGTTGTGCTCGTCCACGAAGACCACGTGGGGGCGGTAGCTCCGGGCGGTGTCGTCATCCATCTGGGCGTAGGCGATCAGGATCACCACGTCCCCGGGCTGCACCAGGTGGGCGGCCGCCCCGTTGACACAGATCTCCCCGGAGCCGCGCCTGCCGGGGATCAGGTAGGTGGACAGGCGGTTGCCGTTGGTGCAGTCGCAGATGTCCACGCGTTCGCCGGGCAGGAGGTCCGCGGCGTCTAGGAGGTCCGCGTCCACGGTGATCGAGCCGACGTAGTTCAGGTCGGCCTGGGTGACGGTGGCGCGGTGGATCTTGGACGTCATCATCGTCCGCAGGCGGGTGCTCATCGGCATCAGCGTAGGCGTGGGACCTGGGGCCCAAGAAGTGCTGGCAGTGGAAAGTGGTGGACCTGACAGGGGCGTGCTGGGCGGGCAGGGGGCTCCCCGTGGTCTGTGACCTGGGCACCCTTAAGGGGCGGGTGCGCCGGGCGGGTGGGGCGCAGAAGGGCGCAACGCGGCTCGCCCCCTGGATGCCGAGCTCCAGGCTGGGCCCCGGGCTCCGGGGCGTGGCGGTACCTGTTCCAGACCGTCGCCGAGCTCCAGGCTGGGCCCCGGGCTCCGGGGCGTGGCGGTACCTGTTCCAGACCGTCGCCGAGCTCCAGGCTAGGCTCCGGGCACCGGGGGCGTGGGCTCAGGCCAGGGGCACCAGGGTGTTGTCGATCAGGCGGGTCCTGCCCACCCGGGCGGCCAGGGCCAGCAGCCCCTGCCCAGGCCCTGCTACCCCTGCAGGGGCGGGCAGCCCCAGGCCCGCGCCCGCCAGGTCCACGAAGGAGTCCGGGTCCACCAGCGCCACGTAGTCCACCTCCACGCCGTCGGCCGCCTGCAGGAAAGCCAGCGCAGCCTCCCGTACCTGCGCGGGTCCGGCCCCCTGCGCGGCAGCCTGCCGCCCCACGGTCAGGGCCTGGGACAGGGCCAGGGCCTGCTGCCGTTCGGCGGCAGACAGGTAGGCGTTGCGCGAGCTCATGGCCAGCCCGTCCGGCTCCCGGCGGATCTCCACCGGCACTACCTCCACGGGGACCGCCAGGTCGCGCAC
It encodes:
- a CDS encoding lysine--tRNA ligase gives rise to the protein MTDAQTQPESTPVPAAADAAAPAVQEQVTQPSPDAPAKAPKAAPGPGEQFEVRAAKRERLRAEGWEPYPVQLPITSTIAQVRAAYSHLQPGEETQDEVGLAGRVVFLRNTGKLCFVTLQDGPGATIQAMLSAKSLPGHGHTSLASFKSDVDLGDHLFVHGRVIASRRGELSVFAETALTQGTDPATLPDLGDDAVATPAWRIASKALRPLPKTWTNEAGEAVTLSEDNRVRRRELDLLIRPAARDMVRTRAAVVRSLRENFHRRDYIELETPMLQVIHGGASARPFTTHMNAFDMDLYLRIATEIYLKRAVVGGVDRVFEINRNFRNEGVDSSHSPEFTALEAYEAYSDYDGMAELTRNLVQQAARDALGLEEGKEVVTLADGTEYDLSGQWRKIDLYTAVSEGVGEEVTVETPRERLVQLAEKLGLEVDDYAVAGKIVEDIFEVTVGDSLWEPTFVYDFPEDTSPLTRYHRSKPGLTEKWDLYIRGFETATAYSELADPVVQRERFEAQALAAANGDPEAMVLDEDFLVAMEQGFPPCGGMGMGIDRLLMALTGQGIRETITFPLVKRS
- a CDS encoding Rossmann-like and DUF2520 domain-containing protein yields the protein MSLETSSRPGRLGVGVISAGRVGAVLGSALRAAGHQVVGAHAVSADSRERAEVLLPGVPLLEVHEILRRAELVLLAVPDDALAPLVQGAADLGHWQDGQLVVHTSGRYGTAVLEPARRAGAIPLAIHPAMTFGGFSTDVARLVGCPMAVTAPAPVLPIAQALAVELGGEPFVLEEAARPAYHAALAHGANHLVTLVSQAVRVLAAAGVADGAATLRPLLGTALERALSEGEAGLTGPVSRGDAGTVAAHLQALGGLRDETGRDLGDVVATYRVLAEATARRCQASGRISASQAQAVQEALSAAGPADGCEDGPAGESAGGPAPGS
- the panD gene encoding aspartate 1-decarboxylase; this translates as MSTRLRTMMTSKIHRATVTQADLNYVGSITVDADLLDAADLLPGERVDICDCTNGNRLSTYLIPGRRGSGEICVNGAAAHLVQPGDVVILIAYAQMDDDTARSYRPHVVFVDEHNRIVEHGSEPGQVPEDSDAARHQGLRSSGTPLAEARD